ATCCCTTATAGCCctggtcaaacatttaaaatattactGGGAGTTCTGTGTACACTTCACTTTGCCACTCTAATGTAACTCAAATCCCTGTCACCACAAAACAGTcaagtttattttaaaataaattttaaggGAAACTTGATTATTTATAAGTCAATTCAGTAAATAGACAATCTGCAGATATTAAATAgttaaatgttgaaatatttcacttaCCAAGGCAGTAGCTTTTAGTATAGTTTTACAAATCTTATTTCacttatcattatttttaaaattttgcatatatatgGTCTGTTAATCATTCCGAGAATTTGTGTTTTATTATATCAAAGGTAAGTTGCAAACTCGATATGAAAATCCATTTTCTAAAGAGTGTCTCTTGGGATATTTTCCCAACCAGGTTATTAAGCCACTTCACTgcaagttattttcaaacacAGAGCACTTGTCACAGTTTTCAACCAAAAAAAACAGACTCATTCTGGGTTTTTTCAATGTGGTGAGTGCAATCAGCAGAAAAACAGGACAAGTCCAGTGACTACTTTGTCTCTGGTAGAGTTTATGGCAATCTTGTGTTGGAAAGTTGCCAACAATACTCCATGCCGTTAATGGCCTAAAACAGGTTAAATGGTACTAGCCATCAGATTGTCCCACGGGTATACTGTGTGATTGTGGTCACTTGCTGGACAAAACTTCTTCAAAATTATGCGACAAATCAAAGACAATAAAGGTTCCCCTCTATTGTCTGTGGCCAAACTCTTGTGTGAAATGCTGCCTCCtttatcaaaatgtaaaaaagtacaaaacatgtaaaaactatcaatttactcaatattttttttcccttaCATTTTTTAAGAATATGATgcaggggaaatttttttgttttgttaaaattttcagaaaacacGATCCTACGACATAATGACCCAAATTACAAACTCTGTGACTTACCAGTTGTTATAGGTAAGATCATACAGATAGCACATACCGATCCATGGTTTAAAGACTGGCCATAAATTTAGTGCTGACATTCTTACGTGCAATGTTTCAGTACCAGCCAATAGTGGCAGAAATAGCCTATAGGTTCATATTTAGGCCGGCCTGTTATAAATGCCTCATGTTCCCATTACAGTTACCGACTTTAAGCTGTGGCCTTATTTTACAGGCACAAGCTTGCGAGCTGAATAGATCTGCAGGAAATGCAATACCAGATAATCATTTGATCCTTTGGCGTGAACAAAATAGGCCGATTCAGCACGATCCACAACCGTGACTGTCTTATGAATGCTGGTATGTGTAATGTTATTGGTTTTTAATGGTTGGTAGGATCGAGAATTCTGTATTTAGCTTGCAATTAGTATGAAGAGAACAGAGATATGAGGGAATGATTTTTTTAAGATTTGAGGACTCCCAAATAAACGCACCGATGCACTCAAAAACAGAATAATGACAAGAAATGcgtgttaaaacatgtttgccgAGGTTGAACAACTTTACGTTTTAATTTAAATTCGCCGTCGTCAACGGAGGAAATTCCACTTTTGCGTTGAATGTGATGGAATATATGAAACGTAAATAAAGCCGGGGAGAAATATTGAAGATCTAAATACAGAAAACACGTCTAGTTGAATTTGTCGTGCAGCaacaaaataatgacaataagGGGACTCACCAGTCGGTAGGCTGCCAGCGTTGTTTGCATCGATGGAAACATCGCTTGTCAGGTCAGGCAAACTGCTCGACGATTGTAGTCTTTGGCCTATTATTTCCAATTGTCTAATTTGTTCGCCATAGTCTACGCTGGACTGACGTTTCTTAGATTTGGACGGTGTCTGTTTGCCAGTGGAAGGTGTCGTACTCTCATTTAACGAAGCCGGGGCAGCAGTCGCCATTTTCAGTGACCCGGGGTCATCACTTGACTGACAACAACGTTACGGAAGCACCTGCTGAATGTAGTCACTTTACGTGGAGTCGCATCAAAATACAAGACCTTGTGCATCAGCAAGTATTAATGAACATTATATACAAGGCTGGAATGatgaaaacaaatacaaatgttGTAATATCCCTGAAACACTCCGTCAGTGGCAATGTTTACATGGCATTAAACGTTCGCATGAGCGCATGcgtgttattttcaaaaagttttccTCTCTCCAACTCTGGCCAATCGGTGGCGCGGTTCGGTGTGTGGGTCTTTGGCGTTTGTGCAAAGCTGCACCCAAGGCAGCGGAAAGATGAGGAGGATGGGAGGGAGGACAATAAAGTTAAAATATATATCAAAGAAACAGTCACCTAACTTTTGAttatcattaaaaaaatcatttaaaaatgaaaaatgaataaaaataaaaataaaaataagccGAAATGGTCAGTACTGAGCAAAAATAATCGCCAGAAAAGTAAAACAGACGAAAAATTATCaagtaaaaaaatcataaagaaCGCTCGGAGAAGTAATAAAAACGACGCGAACTAAGAAACGACATTagcaatttttaataaaaatcaCATATAATAATAAAACCCAGTAAATAAAAGACCTATCAAACCGTGTTTTGAAACATTCAACTTCGTTTGAGAGCGACTCTCTAATAGCAATAATGGATTCCATAGGAAGGGTGCACAAACAGAGAATGCTCTCTGACCATTAGACTTAATAAAATTGCCTTTGGTGGCACAATATATAACTTGTCAGCGAACCATTGGTTTCTGGCTGGAACATCTTCACCTGACATATAGGCCTAATGTAATATTGAGTCCGTCAGGTACAATTCTTGACTCTATTGCGAGCTTTAATCGGAAATCAATGAAGTCGATTAACACAAGTGTGATGATATGGTCAAATTCGAGAGATCGACGATTAATATTGtcaatgttttatttctgtctaTCAGCTAATTGGGAGTTCTCAATTTACTCCTTATATCTACCTGGTATTCGGCTTGTCATTTTTCGTTATTATGTTTGTAATATAAAACATATCATTTTATAAACATAGCGACTTACGTGCCCAAATTaacaaatattcagcatcagaCACTGCCCGCTTACACCCTGTCGCTGAAAGATGTGTATAGTAGAAGAGGGTGTACATGCATGGGTTGGACCTTGGATGTGATACTTCCATAACCGTTTTCTCGCGTTTGCGAGCTTTGAAAATGGGTTGTTGGGTGTGGTATAATAGTCTAAGATTCTACATAAATACTGAAGAGAGTTTCAGAAATTCAATCTCTGATCACTCTAAACAGTGACACAGAGAGAATGCAGCTCATCCCTCAGTTCTAAGTTCGGTTACTATGCATGATGTAAAATTAAACTTTATAATAATAACATAGTGGTCATATAAGTTACATCAGGCATAGTTTACAGTGTGTTGTATCAGGTCATACACCCGGGTCATACAGTGTTTATTTCACTCAACAACAAAACGGCTTCATGAAACACTTGCCCGTTTTCTCTTACTGTAGCGCATCGTTTCGCCCCAGGCTGCTGTGACGATAACGGTGCAAGCGCGTCGATTTCGATTGCGTGTCAGCAGGCGTATATTCGACGAGAAAGATTGCGTTCTGGAACTGGTGTTCTGAATACACGCTACAACGCTGGACAACTGAAACGCGTTAGAAACTCCCTTATACTTTAGTAAGGATACGACGATATAACACACATCATTCGTTCAGAAAATGGCGTCATCATCAGACCGAATTGCTCCGTACTTGTCCACCACATCAAAAAGCATTTCATTTTCTCTCTCGTCGCAAAGCAGCGGTGGGGGAGACGACCGTGTTCCTCTCCCAAAGCAATGGACGCTGGTCAAGGAGTGCTACATGGAAAGACGGGAACCCTGGGAGGTAAGCTGCCAACAGAGTTACATGTAGTTGTGTTGGCGTGCTGTCAGTAGACTAAGTTTTCATATTGACCATTCATGCACACACCCTTCCTACTTACTATCTAGATAAAATATATGCAACATGAGAAAGGAGGCGTACACAAGAAAGAAGGGTACTGCCGTTCTCAGCAATATCTTCTAACGTAGAATACATACCAAACAAACTGGAAAAAATCCTGTGGTTGATACAATGAATAATGAACAAGATTTAGAGTACATCCACAGATGCTTCGACGCGTTGTAGTATATTGTAAACAAAAAGTCTGGGTATTGAGGGTTTCGTAAACTCGCTCCATACGCTGTAAAGTTGAAAAGTACCATAATGAGTAAAAGAACTCAATATGAACAAGATTAACAGTACATCTAAAAaatctacatatatataaaattaaatGACACGCTAGAAATAAGCACACATAGAAATGGTGAGTGTTAATTTGTATTCACTGTAGTAATAGTTGTAGTAGAAGAAACTAATATAATGTACAGAGGTTGTACGCCTGGAAGATTTTATCAGACACGACAAGAATATACTTcggactgaaaaaaaaatatggaaaaagcTAACTTTACTTGTTTTTTTGTATCTTTTCATGAATGCATTTGTAGACCTGGCGGTCAAgtgtaaaacatcaaattgcaAACCTCGGGAGGAAACTGGTGAGTTGTTAGGTCGTGTTATATTCTATACTAAGTGTAGTAAATGGGTAtaaactatatagttcattgtATGATGGGCAATTGTGTCACTGGGCATAGAGATCCCACTACATGCCATGGGTTTGATTCAAGTACAGCACTGGGTTTGAGAAGACGATTTTAGACATAATTATAAATCTATtaataattattacatattgacATAGTGACAAAGTGATATGTCAGCGAATGCAGAATTCCCCTGTTTTCCTACTCAAAgtaatgtaacattatttttcaccgacttgaacaCGGAGCTATCTAACCAATTTACTCTGGTTACTTTCGGTTCCAGAACCAGTCATTGGTGGAATTCACCGATCTGAATTCAATAATGCCACCCGAAGCAGGTGATGCCCAGACAATGGCATCGGCTGGCGACGATAACAACAACTCCGCTAGCACAGAGGAAGTGAAGAGTTGACGCAAAAATACCGGCATATAATCTCTCAAGAACACAAAGCCATCAATAGTTTGCTAAAGgtttcacaaaaattacaatttttaggCTACtagctgtttttgttgacatttggagAATTCTAGGAAtacaaacataaaataaatcTTACAGATACCATAGCGATGGTACTATTATTGAATGAGTAACACGCAAGACGGAGCCCCGAAAATTTTACTAGAACAATAGTGAAAGAGTGGCATGAGTCTGCGCACAGTAGTCGTACTCGCAACACCAcgaatatttttctttcaaaatgctAGGTCACCTTTTTTGGACAATTCCTTACCAAATTCTATGACGTTACGATGAGGGTGTACATGAATATCGGAGGAACACTAGCTGTCACTTTTCATGATAATTGCATTTATTGTACATTAAACAAACGgattttcttattttgtctaactagagaatattcaaatacagaaaatgaTAACCAAACACACCAAGTTGTGTAGGCCTACAATATGCCATATTATTGTTGGTGACAAAGAAACTCTGGTCCGGACTCGAACTCGGCTGTCAACAATAATAtgaatattacatgtaataggCATATTATACGTGCTCTGTTCATGGGTTGAACATTAGGAAATCCCACATAATTTGGAGAGTAggataaatacaaaaataaacgaAAATACACCAAAGATGCAGAAAATGGAGCTGTAATGAATTGGAATACGTCTCGGGGACAAATTTCAGACACTCAACCTTTTTAATACAATCCTTTGCTAGCCTATTACTTGTGTGGATACATTTTGAAGCCTGTTGGGTAAATACAATCTTCTccgtcttgtttttgtgaaaatttttgagtttcaaatatcagtaagttTTCAATACCGGTAATTCGTTTCTCTTATTCAAAAACTTTGCTTAGCGACCCCTGATATGTGTTTCTTTATCACGcaagggaatggtttaaagcTGTGGGGAAGGGCCCGGGTTCTTTTACATCGGACGTCTACTTCAGATGTAAACCGTACTCGCAATAGTTAACAACAAAAACGTAACTATTTTCAACTGTTTAACTGTTTACGGAGAACACTAGTGCTATAGACTGTACAGAAAGGGTATCAATCATTACCATCCTACATGGAGTATGGAATTGTAAGAAAATACACGGTGACTTCCGCTTTCCCTAAATGACGAGAAAAGAAACTGGGCTATTGGTTCAAAAATAAGGAATGAACATGAATGCAATTGGCTAAAAGTTTTACAAGGTTATGCATTGAACTACTTCGGATCCTATCCAAACACAAGGtagttaaaaatgttacaaaaaacaacaagagCAACAACAAGTGATAGTCAATGATTTCACAATTGTTCACATTCATAGTTTCCGTGACGAAACTATGGCTGGAACctcaaactttcttttttgAGGCAAGTCTTTCCCCTTTAATGGACATTGTCGTTCTTTACGTGCATACCCAAAATTGCGAGATATGCAAATCACACGTCTTAATTGAATATTACGGACTTTATCAGGTGCGGACAAGCGTTCAGCTGCACTGGGAAAGGTGCGCACTCGATGACACGACAATTCTAAGCAGCAAATCCAACTCATGGTTTTTTAAATCTCTTGGTAACCGAGTATTTAAACACGGCGCTAATACAGAATGGTGGACGGGACGTGTTGGGTGGACAGTATTCTTGATAAGCTGGACAACTATTCCACTCACATACACAAGGAAGCCAGGCCACCATACAGTTACGTTGTTTTGACTATCATGGCCATTCGATCAAAACCCGACAAGATGATCAGCTTGCAGGGTATCTACGAATTCGTCGAGACCAATTTTCCTTACTATCGGAATAACAAGCACCACTGGAGGAACTCGGTCAGACAAAATCTTTCACTGAACGAACACTTCGTGAGGGTGGAATATAACGGTGACGGCTGCATGGGAGGAGGCAACCTCTGGGCATTGAAAGAAGGATGGGAGGTCATGTTTGACGAGGGTAGCGGCGGTTTCAGAAAAAGGAGGAGACGCAGAAATGTCCGGCACTTCGGAAAGGCATTGTGCAGACGACCAGAAACAATAATCGCCTGGAGAAGCCCGCTCTGTGACGAACATCGCGGTTTTTCAAACCAGTCAAGATCCTGCGAAGAAACATTTTCCTGCTACAATGGACAGTTTCACGACAATACTCCTTCCTATGAACTTGAAAAGCGTGATTGCAATTTCATAGTGAGGACTAATCATCAGGGATTCCTTGCCGGACGGAACAACCAATCTTTTCCGTCACTTGACCAAACGTTATCACCGAATACAACTCTCAATGATCCAACAATAGACGCTAGTTCAGCAATGATTCATTGCCGGCAATGTCGGTCGCCATCATGTCTATGCACCGTGCACAGTGAACATCTACGAGACATGACAGCCTGGAGTGCGCATCAGCAGTACTTGCTTGAATCTCCCGGACAACAGACTCCGATTGGGAACTATGGTAACGATTGTCAAGACTTGCAATCTTCAGCAGATTTACACTGGTAATGCTTTAAAAACGGCACTGCCCTTCATGACATCCAGTATggacaaaatattatttatgatcTATTTTGTCCTGAAAACTCGTTGAGTAGAAATCCATAGAACACCAGAAGCAATCAGGAGTTATTCTGCTGAGAGATTTCCCTGGAATCAGGAACCTGTCCCCACATATCCTGGTATGACATCGATATTCTGAGACACAAAACAAGACTGGTCTGATTTTTTAAACTATAACACATATTTAGTTgcttaatttttcatgtatattACGTGTTTGCAAGTGCAAATTTATTTATGTGAATTTCATCAGTCTtacaagaaataaaataagtaCAAGTATTAAAATAAGGTTGTCACAGCGTCAAACGTTACTCTTCATTCTTGATGCAGATTATTTGcagttttaaaatcaaaattggcTAATATACTCAGACTGTATTCTTATATATCCTGGTGGCATTCTCCATTCAAATATATCAGCTATGGTATTCTGGTAAACGTCAAGCTGAACAGATCATGTGTTCACACGAGCTCACTCTTGGTAAATATCCTAAAGTAATGTACACTCGCAATTGTCATGGAAACACCGAAAATGGTATATTATGGCGTCTTATGTATAAATGACATTGAATTTGGATGCATTTCCAAAAGCGGGAAAATTTTGCAACGTTCTACCGGTAAGTTGATCACATCAGAGATGCGCAAGTATGGCAACGGTGCAACTTCTCACACTTTTCACATCCCTTAGGCATCACATCCGTATCTCCATCATATCATGTTTGTCACCTTTGCTTGTCTGGCCTCTTTAGCATTGCATTCAACTTTAGGTTTGCATCATGTATGCATTGCATTCTGGTCGCATTATATGCGATCAGTCTTCAGATGCGTTGCCGACGCGACGAGGATGTAATGTGATGCAATATTGGGGGATTCTTGAATCTGTACAATCATACAATCATTCTTTAGATGCAATGCTGATGTGAAATAATGTGAGAGCTGCACTGTAGTGACACAATCACCAAGACATTTTCATAGGAAAGTTGAACTGTCCCCGTCCGTACAGAAACATACATAAACTTGCAAACCAACATCACCCTTTCACAACTACGGTTTGGCCAAACTTCatagtttttagtccccgcggacgaagtccagGGTAGGCTTacttatagattgggttccGTCCCTATGCATGCGACCGTCTgtccacgcagatatctcagacatgcccggcccaatttttcaaacttggtacaaggataatatACGTCGATTTGTTTGGTGATAGGATCTAACATAGCCGCAAGGCGACCATTTTCCTGAGATTTTTTGTCTAGAACCGTCACTAAGAGCATAGGGAACCCagacatctggttgttgttgtttgtattgttgtttatgtgttgttgttgttgaccaataaaattcgacgaacataactgttgtgttgttgttaatgtttcaaacgtaacgTAGATGTCAAAGAAACGCTACAAGAACACTACCATTACTTGCTCGACATTAgtggttgttgttgttccttgtattgttgtttatgtttattagtcgtgttgttgttgaccaataaaattcgacgaacataactgttgtgttgtcgttaatgtttcaaacgtaacgtagatgtcataagaaacgctacaaggacactaccATTACTTGGCCGGTGtcttaaggtagtgactcaggtttgttggtcaattttagcaattttgtgattatttcatctTCTGAACCcttgaaatatgatttttctattagagaaaactgtgaggcAACATTATACTAAAAAAGGTctgaaattttagtgaaacacggccttctaaccactgcgcgagttattattttctttttgttttaacggtccggattactgtcagcgttatcgttataccttgaaggagattatgtaaattttacgcactatgttgcgcatgcgcgcacgtcTTCATAAAGACGCTATTCCAACATGGCAGCTAGCGGTGTAGAAAACGTAAACGGGGGCCAAAGAAGCaaatggaaagctgatggacgCGAGCGTTGGGACCGATTTGAAACTTTCTGAACTTAGCTCATACCACAACTGCCATTGAAACATTTGTTGGTACTATGGTAACATGGTTGCACGCGTGATCATGTTGAGCACGCGATTATCCTCCTGCCTACTACTACAACTTACAAGCTTGGCGGTACTCTGAGCTTGGGTGAAGGTTTGCCAATGCTCTTCGGCCAAGCTTGATGTCGATAAAGATTAATCCAATCTTGTTTGCAAATCTTGAGATAAGGATTTTGTCCAAAGCTTGGAACAGGGTTATTGCCAAATCTTAAATCAAGCGTACCTGGGATTAAGCTTCAGTGAAGCTTGGCATTTTAACCTTCACCTAAGACAAACAACGGAGCTGTTACGTATGACCGGAAAAGGCAGACACGCAGTTTGGTCGATATCGCGTTGTATTcgagcatggatgtaaaaattagACTGTTGTACCCAAAATGCAGACGCATTAtatgtaataacccctttatcatacatgcatacatattatTACCATTTCCCTGGCGAGGAAATCGACAGAAATAGGCCTTGTTTATTCATTATTCGCGCTGTACTCATATAGTAAGTTGTTTGCGAAGGAGTGATGGCAACCGTTtcacttgttgatattattccgcttttGGGATATTTCACTTCACTGGTGGttgtggtaaaatttcaaattaaacaatttaATTATAAAGATGTCAATCCGGGTTTCCATAATTTGAAGGATGTTTATATTTATGTGAAGTACCGCATTAAATGTGaaacataggctggagtgtgtaaagtgAGAAATTTTTCAGCTCTGAAAAATACTCACAGCCCTTCATGAAAGTTACGAGGCCCACCAAAAATCCGGTCAAAATCGACCTCGCGCAGCTCCCGGAGGAAAACCTACAGAAATCTGTACGGCCGCATGTACGAGTGCAACGCGGATGTACATTTAATATTACTTGTGCCAGTCAGTTCATCTTCAAGAATGATCCATGCCCTTCCTTACACGCCCAATATGctgaatttaccatcttagaaaggaatttgtgagcggattaggaATACTTGAAGTGAGTGCAGTACTTCTTCGTAACTTGTATACTGTGTATACATTTTGTCAATATACGAAtaaatcatttcaaatatacatcgtctgctcgtatatttttgtCACTGGCTTACCTAAATATGATGACTAAACTTGTTTAAACGACCTACATTTAAGTTTTGTCTTTCTTGGGAGTATCTTTACTAGAAATATGATTTGTGTCAAAAACTTACAAGGAACAGGATCACGAACTTTCTGAGTCGCTATGAATCGTAAAGTGTGGTGTGTGCATCTCttcgctgtcgtgtattttcagaagtgtagccggattttcgtggctcatttatggctatACTCGATATAATTCAGTACATCGGTATTAAACCTTGTCAACAAGAAACTTGTCATATAGCGGTTCATTCATAAAAGTCGTGATGCAGTCGATCAAGCCGCACTCTTCAGCTGTGCAGACAAAGAGGGACCACGATGATAAGAGGTATTCCTGTCGAGATGTCGGTCTCAACGCAAAATTTTAACGCATTCGTGTTTATTGTATCCAAAACCCGCTTACTGGTCTATATTTTATACTTAAAAGCGGGTCATAACTTTCAAACCAATAATTTGCCAAGACTCGGCAGCAAAATCGGCTCCCTAAAGTAAGCAAAAATGCTGACGTCAAATGCTGGATGGGTCAAGGACCCAAAAGCTACAGTAGAAACGAGGACCATAAAAAGCTTATCCGTAAAGTTCGGCCCAAGGTTTACTGCCCAAGCTCAGAACAATATTTGGAAGCTTGTATAAAGGTTAGTTTGCCCTAAGCTTCAACAAAGGTGTGCAAGGATAAGCTTCAGCTAACCTTGGGCTCACCATTTTTCTGGGCTTCGCCGCCAAGCTTCATGGCTAAGCTTGGACTAAGGTATTGCACAATCGCGAGCTATAGTTCCATACCCGGACTCCATACACACGCGAACGTACAGCACTGTAGATTACACTGCCGCCCCACGAGActctatttaatcttcactggaaaataaCGTTCTAAAACAGCAGCCCATCTTTTGGACTTAGTATTTAAATTGTCAATCCGACACTGTTATACACAGCAACTTACGCGAAACGTCGCTTCACGATGCCCTTCACGATCGGTGCCGGTCTGtttctatctgtggtcaagaGAGTGTCGCTGGGTGAGGCGATACGTcgccgtttcaattttacaatcagtgaatctgtcgagtatcgcctcagtcgtttattttatgtgatgaagaatcgcttttacgtgtaactgaagtttattttggtttcatacccgggaccataatagtacatgtcacagtcgAAAGCGAAATAGCCCACGAAAAACCCGGTATCATTCCTGATGGTGAGCAAAAagactgcagcagatcacatgtgaaaactaCGTAAACAAGTGCGACTTGCCCGtattccttgaacttctcaactacagaattttttgagcatcga
This DNA window, taken from Ptychodera flava strain L36383 chromosome 4, AS_Pfla_20210202, whole genome shotgun sequence, encodes the following:
- the LOC139132234 gene encoding forkhead box protein G1-like → MVDGTCWVDSILDKLDNYSTHIHKEARPPYSYVVLTIMAIRSKPDKMISLQGIYEFVETNFPYYRNNKHHWRNSVRQNLSLNEHFVRVEYNGDGCMGGGNLWALKEGWEVMFDEGSGGFRKRRRRRNVRHFGKALCRRPETIIAWRSPLCDEHRGFSNQSRSCEETFSCYNGQFHDNTPSYELEKRDCNFIVRTNHQGFLAGRNNQSFPSLDQTLSPNTTLNDPTIDASSAMIHCRQCRSPSCLCTVHSEHLRDMTAWSAHQQYLLESPGQQTPIGNYGNDCQDLQSSADLHW
- the LOC139130495 gene encoding uncharacterized protein; translation: MASSSDRIAPYLSTTSKSISFSLSSQSSGGGDDRVPLPKQWTLVKECYMERREPWETWRSSVKHQIANLGRKLNQSLVEFTDLNSIMPPEAGDAQTMASAGDDNNNSASTEEVKS